AGACGATGATGTTTTAAGTACTATGTCTGCAATATGTGGTGAACATGCTCTGGAGATATGGAAGAAACTTGTAAAAAGCGATCGAACTGATTACAAAACTGCTACATATCTTTTACTGTTAGACAGGAAACTTCGTGGACTTTCACTGCGAATATCACATTCTGCAAAGTCTCATTTTAAGTCAGAGGTATTATTGTATATAAATTATATCTttagaaataatttaatattaatttggtcttttttattattactcatagtgtgaaagtgaagccaATAGCATTATAAGTAAACTTGATTATTCTCCAAGAAGCAAATCTACTAAAAGGTCACCAGTGTCAAACACTGTGTATAATCCACTTCCTAAAACACCTGAAAATGGTAAGTTACTATTCCTTACACATTGGTTGAAAAAGGGATAAATATTCTATTACTTAATTTTTCTTTCCTTCTTTGTTCTTTCACAGTTAGTAATTTTATGGAACCACATTTACCTGGAAGGAAACGACTTCGAAGTAAAGAGACTGATGATGTATGTTCTCCTGGTATGTTATTTAATATTGCaatagtatttttattattggttttataatttttatggaAGGGCTCAATTAGTTTCAAATTGTTATATTTCTCTTTACcgtttttgaaaaatattttatatatataaaacttttatttttaGTAACTATTCCTTTTCATTAAAGAGTTTGTTagatgtatttatgttgtattgtagTTGTGGtacttttataatatattttcctAAGTTTATTTCTAATTAGGTGATGCTAACCACCTAATTAGAAACTTTAATGAAAGTTTCCAAGTGCCTTAAATTACTGTAGTTGTGTGAAAAGCAGATAATTAGTCAGAGAAGAGCAACGACTTGTGAACAAACACAATTTGGAGTTACAAATAGCTCTATGTAAGAACTCTTTATCCCAACCCTTTCTTCAAGGTATAATACCTTTTTAGTATTCCTTTTTCTGACAGTTCCTTTTAACTTTTGCTTATTAATACTGTTATATAATTTTTTCCAAGAATATTCCAAAAATTTATTACAGTTCCTGTAAAACGAGTGGCAGAAAAagataaagtcatttctactccaACTAGTACTCCAATACCAGATTCAAAGTAAGCATGTTTAACAGTAGCAAGAAAAAGAATGAGTTAATATAATTTAAGTTTGAAGTACTATTAAGGACGAAAATAATTTATAGAGGAACACAATCATCTACTCCAGGAAGTGCAAGGAAAGTAATAATGGGAATAGAACGTGGGTTGAATCGTGTACGTTGCGTACTTACTCCAAAACGACGcatgaaaaatgaaaatattgatcCTGATCAACCCAACGTATTTTCTGGCAAAGTTTGTACTTCGTTACACGCGTTACTAATATTGTCAATAATTTGAATACAAATCgtttaatttaatattacttTTTAAGGGTTTGTGCAATGTATCATCGACAAATAGTGATGATCCGAAATACGTTCTCTCACAATTACGCAGGGCGCTTCGACGAAAAGGAATTATGTGCCATCAAAAAGGGtaacattaaaaattatttagaatattgtggaatcaATATATATatgaacattatttttataATCAAGATATTTTTGTAGGTTTATACTTCAAGGGGAAACAGAAGATTGTACAGAAGACGAAAAAGATACGACACGACCATTTTCGACTAGGAATACTTGTTCTTTCGAGTTAGAAGTGTGTTTGTTAGATGGTGTTACGAGTGATAAATTATTAGTTGGGATTCGAAGAAAAAGATTAAAAGGTGATGCATGGGTTTATAAACGAGTCTGTGAAGAAGTTCTTGCTCTGGCAGCTGAAGATCTTTCCACGGAACCAGAATGTTCGACAGAATCGAAGTGCCCTATTTAAAGTCTTCctaatatttttatatgaatattacaaaatatataTTTGAGTTTATTATATAAAACTATTCTATCGCGTTTTGATCTCTATTACTATTGTAAAGTAGACTTTAAAAGTAATGTAAGGATAAAGAATGTTTTTtaatgattgagtgtagaatcatAGCAGATACCATTTATAACAACATTATGACTATTTAGTAATGTACATTTCTGATATATAGTTTCTTTATTGAAGAAATAATTATAGATGAAATATGATAGTGTCTTCGAATTGATCTTGTCGTGTTTATAATAAATCCAATTCTGTCAAACATAATGTCATTAGGGGTATGGTATGTGTACATAATTCAACtcattaaattttaaaaattgtgtgtatattatgtatacattaaaaataactCCAACaaggttgtattttgattcactTTATTTGTAAAACTTTCATATCAAACACTTATTAAATGCTTATGAATATATAAAAAGATATAACATGAAAAGTTTCTTTAGTAGATGACTTATTTTACATAATATGCGTATTAGCAAAAAAAgataaaatgataaaaaaaagataaatgaatcatttaatacaaaaatacGAATATTAGTTCATGGATTAATTTGAGGGCACTACtacatttcaagaaaatataatatttatttttatgtatatttCGAAAATATTTCCTCGAAGCTTGCAATGTTGATTACAACAAAAGTCGTCTAttgtataatattatttatacaatgtaaaagaattacaaataaattatataattttcAGTAAATTATATCCAATACACTTTAAGAATTAAACAAAAGTACAAGTAAGAGTAGAAGTAAGAAAAAtgcatattttcataaataaaataatggTTCTTCGAAAATTTATTGGTGCATTTAGACCAAGTAAACGAATGCTCGTTCTTTCACCACTACAACAAAATTCGAGTGACACGAGTATTTGTTCGTTCATTTACCGATTGCTCGCGAGATCGGAAGTCAAATGTGTCCAAGTGGTCTATAAATATGTACTTTACGAATGCTTTATGAATGTTTAGAACAGGAACAAATATTCGTAGAACTTAGGACGAGCATCTAGAATGTAGAATCCGTCACTGCCACAAACATTCGTTTATATTCGCTGTAAGCATTCATACAGCATTCGGGTGAGTTTATGAACAGATTGCCCGAAAATCGTTTGAACTAAACGAATAGGAACAAATACTCGTGTCACTTGAATTTGTAGTGGAAGAATGTAGTTGAGTGGAAGAAGAACGAGTATTCGTCCGCTTGGTCTAAACGCGCCATTTCTAACATGAGTTACGTCTTTCGAAGTGGCGAAGAATGGTCAAACGTGGCACAAAGAGACTTCTAGAAAAATTCCCAACCCTTTCTGTCGAAATATGTAAAGCTCCGTTTCGCGTTCACGCGGCAGATATAAAATATCGCGGTCCGTTTGAACCGCAGCATCCCTACGAGAACAACTATGGATAGGCAGAGTTATAAAATCACCACAAATCGATCAGCATAAAATGGAGCCGCGTGCACTTTGCTTTATGGGAGCCAAACCGACCTTTTATCTTTGGCCGCTCAATAATCGTCGGCTCGTAGGTATCCTTACCAGGCATGTTCTGACACAGTCCGATCAGGATGATCTTTCCTTGAGCATCCCTCGAAACAGAGTCGTAAACGTAGGAAAATAGGTACCAAAACCTTGTTCTCGACGTTGAGGAAAATGAAAGGATTGTAGATGCTTTAACAGTAATGGATAGTAGAACTctgtttatacgaatgaaattttagttagtgcctaattaacccagatagcacaaagatatcttatacagggtgttacctCTATTTTTCATCTACTTGCAGCCACTTGACAAAAAAAAGTTTGGAACAAAAGTTACAGGGTATGGGGTGTACAATAGATGGCAGTAAAAAATTTTGGAAACAGTTTGTTTTTATGTCGAAATCAAGATCACCTTGGGTTTTACAAATAGGAACACATATTTTCTTTTACCATATTAGAGTATTCtctataatttttatataatataaattagtTTCTATTACCATAGTAGAGGATATCGAGACGAATTCGAAACACATATTACATGATATTTTTATTAACATATTACTCGATTTACAGTAGTGGAAATGTGAAATATTAAGCTTTTCGTCATATTTGACTGAAAATACGACTTGAAAAAATGGAAATAAGAAAGTGCCAAAATTAAATATGTGAGGAAAACAATTTACTGACATTGGCTTTCATATAAATATCTTTTTTATGAAACGGAAATAACTTTTTTAATGGCACTTACAGCTTTTTTTATTTCCACTCTTTAAAAAATAACTTGGAAACGAGCTCTGATATACAGTTTCGGCATTCTCGATTTTCATgtcattttagcatgtagaatcatcccttaaaacttCTGATAATTGTTGTTAAACATCTGTCATATCAATAACGATGTAAACTTTAATGAAAAGTAAGAAATTACAAAGTTAACtaaaaaaattgattaaattacaatacttttatctaGAATAGGTGGATGTTTATTTAATTTTGTCTCTATCTAAATTGTAAGGTATATCTATTGAATGTAATGATTGTTAATATTTGGACTTTAAGTTTAATTTTTTCCAAATCAAATTTCTTGTCGAGACATTTTCGATATTATTTGTCTAAATGCTTAAAATTCTGCACATACACAATTTCAATACTTCTTCATTAGGTGGCACAAGAGAATTATAATTCTATATTGTGTAATAAATAAAACCTTctttattaattacaaaataaaataatagaaatataattctataagaagcttttttattttttccctcgaatttttataaaaattacttGTGTTATAATACTACATAGTTAAGTCACAAAATAATACTCATCGACATTAATAATTGTTAAGTAACTTATTCTTGATTTAGGTAAGATCTAAACAGTCTTATGGAATTAAGAAAATGAGTTTCAACACAATACTtcgtaatattaaataataattcgAGTTTATGAGTTTCATTTCGAGAACTTAAGATCTTCACAAATTCTGTGCAAAAAATCTCTAGAAGTGTTATGAAAATGATACAAGGTAATATGAACTTctacaaataaaattaatttgtttAATTATAAGACATTTATAACTGTGTTACGCTTAAGTTCTTCACCataaaaatcttaatttctACATGTGTAATCGTTAAACTTCTACAGGATTATTAACTTAATCCGACTAATCATTTGGTTGCGAACTAAAGTCAAGATATTAAAAAGAAAGCACACAGATAAGCCTTTGACTAGTATCTCAAAGAACTGTGTATAATATAAGCAATAGAATACGCGTCTTATAAGTTAGTTGACGATTAATTAAGGAGATTATTTTACAGAATTAATCAAGGACCCAAGAGACAAAAAGTAAGGGGTATACAAATGAAGTAACCGTGCAAGATGTAGGCTCAAGTCGTCtgggcataaattacaattaacCGTAGCATGCGTGCTGTTGCGTGAGCAACACGCACGTGCAAGTTACGGTATTAAATTGATCCTGCATTTTATCGGGACGAAAACGTTAGAAATGCGACCTATTACTTGCATGAATCTCTtaacgatttttattttttatatttgatgATATTTACAGCCTAATAATTATGTTGTCTAGCGATCATTACGTTGCTATTTGCATATTATAAAGCCTCCAGTAACGCGGAACTTTTGTAAAAGGAAAGCTTAAAAGATGCAATTTACGGAATTGATGTTCTAATAAAAACGAAgtcagtattgaaaattgtgctgCTATTATTGAGCTTTAAAGTTTTCGATAATTAGACTGATTTATTGGATTTCTTTCGAGGAAGCTGAAGTTATTTAGTGTTAGTCATTTGAAGAGCGTGTGCaaagaattatatatatattgaaaaatatgtagattctttaaataaaataagaatattatTCTGAGCATTCAATATTAACATTAAAACTACCAAAGTTAATATATCTGGCACATCCACGAGGAAATTAACACAActtaaaaaattctatttttgaGCTAAAATCCCGAAGAGGTTTGCTGAACATATTTCTAAGAATTTTAGTATCTGATCTTCGGAAACAACAACAAAAAATTGAAAGCATTTTGTTTTACGTGcattaaaaaatgttaaaaatcgTCCAATACTAACAAGGAACGATTGTCAAAGgggataaataaaaaatattgataacGAATTTAATCATTCTTtcctaaaatttaattttttaaataattttgtctaGTATTTAATTTTGTTTGATGCTCATAAATGGTTTTTCTTTTCTCCTGAAAAGCTTTTTTTTTTAGTTACGTCACTTTTCTCGCGGCTGTGCGATATGTAGATATAATTCTATGGCAGTGTCAAAATTATAGGTCTGACAAAATACATAATTCACAGGAGCAATTTacagttatacagggtgttcgatagcAGGTGCTAGAAAATTTAAGGGATATCAAGATACGATGAAAGTTATGAACgacaaaattgcatttgaggcttcaggattattAATTTCTGCAAAAACGTTTGAAATtcactgacttgagacttattctactgcccatGTACACTAACCAGGCCAGGTaaggcgaagtcagtagaattaatcccaagtcagacacgtttcaagTATATTTTAAGTATAATCTCAACAGTTAGTTATTCAGAAACGAAGcctgaaacgcaatttcgtctatcgtcatttttatcttattgtaGTACCTACATAGAATTACCTCtttaaatttctgacacttttcgtcaaacaccctgtatacgtcTTTGGTTTTACATTAATGAAAATTAACATGATGAACATTAATGAAAAAAAAGTACAGTGTccttataaaataaaatgctaTAGGTCATTCGGACTTCtttggtagttctagtgttCTCTGATAGCACACAACgttttgaagacgtctattttatgtccattttatgccaaatgtcttacgacataatttgaacGTCTTAAAAATATCCAATACCATACGATTAAAAGACTTCCAAAATTTACGACTATAAGACGTTCTAATTATTTGTAACTTTGGAAGTCTCGAAGACGTTttctggacatttttaggacttgatatctttaagacgtttttaagatgtctgtGTGCTATATGAGTTAAGGATATGTAGCTCTACATATTAAGAAAACTTTTAAAGAATTTTAagctataaaataatataaatattatttccaAAATAATTTCCCTAATAAAATATTATACCTGTTTATAGAAAAATTAACAGTTTTACATTCATCCTCAACTTCGTAGAATAAAAATTGATTCCTAGAAAGCGTCACTTTGATTACACATTATTATACAAATACAGTACCGCATAATGCAATATAATACAGCATATATAATACAAAAGTGAATCATCGGTTTCATATTATGCCATCGAGTTACTCAAAATTGCGTCATTACAGTTGTTAATAGGAAAAATGTACAAGAAGTTAGTAGACTCGGGCTTGTATCTAGACACACATGTTATTCACCACGTGCCCTTCATCCTCGTCAACGGATCGAGTGTCGTACACCGACTCATACCAATTACCGTCTGGCCGCTGgttaattaaggattggggcaaTGAGGCCTGGCGATACAGTTTCCGCGATAATGATTATCTGCGACAGTAATTGAGCAAGTTGTTACGCCATCGTGTAAAGTATAATGTGGAGAAAGAGAAGGCGAAGAATAAAAAAGAATGAACGCTGCTTCATATTTTGGTAGTGACAGTGTGGAACAAATTTATAAGATTTTACTCGGATTTCAAGATTCCTGCTTTATCTTTAGTAGAAAGACATTTTGGCTCCAGAAAATACAAGATCGTGTATATGTTCATTTAATGTGAGCTTGTAACTAAATAGGTAAAGGCAACAAGGTTATAGATTATAAAGAATAAAAGGTGACTGCTTGAGAGCAGTTTAAGAGAGTTGACGACTCGTCTTTCTCTTATCAAAGGTGAAAGAGAAGGAAGATGATAGATAATTTCATGAAATCAAGAGAATAGTGTTTGAAAACAGTTGTCTGACTGCGATAAATTGTGAATATTTTATCTTAATTCGTTCTTTTCTGAATTATTTCATGATTACAAAGAAATGCTTGAAAAATTACGAAGGAAGAGATTTTTAAAGCTTTTTAAAAAATAAGTCGTgagaaatacaacaaaatatgTTAAGACTTTTTTGCTCTATTTCTGCCCCTGAATGTACctgcaaaattacagaattctctGATTAGTAGTTTAGAATATaggtatattaattttaaagcaTTAGTATTGTAAAATGAAAACAAATCAGACCCTATGTCACAGGATATTTTGTGTTTCAATTTGAATCTtttatcaccccttaaaatatcgaaggctataTTCGTTACACCTTGTATACAAATTCCAAGTGAGTCGAAGTATTTCAGTTGCCATCACTGCTTGTGATGACTGTGATTGTGACTACTTGTGAAGTTCATTGTATCGACTACCCCTAGCAAAAAGTTCTCGGCCAATTGCAAGaatatgaagttatttaaaaatattgtagtttttcAGAATATAAAATACTACTATACCAAAGCCATCTAATTTTCCcatatgttttatattcatacgATAGCAGTTTACATTTTTGaaagtataatatttttaaccTTCGTATTTGACCCTAAGTACAGTACAAGATGTCAaaagtataataaatttatttgtaaATGTGCGGTTCCATTGAAGCAACAACGAGCAACATTTTGTCGCCTCTTGTTGTTGCGCGTTTCAAAAGGCTTCTAGTCAACTGTGACTTAAAGTATCTTTGTATCCACACTGGACCAACAAAATCCAAGGAACATTTGCATTTTGTAGGCTACATTTGTTGCCTACAGGCTAAAGAAATACTAATTTGTAGTTTCGAATAGTTTCGTATGGAAACATGCAACAAGCGGCGACATCAATAACAGAAAcatgaaaaaattatttttcaacaaACACGAAAAGACAAGAACATGCTGCTCGTTGTTGCCTCAGTGGAGCCGCACCTTAAGAATTATACAAAACATACATTTGTTTCATGTATCAGGTGTACAGAAAACTAAAAAGAAGTAAGGTTGTTCAAAATGAGTTTTTTTATAACTCCTTCCCAAAATTAGTTTAGAATAGAAATTCTATTATGAATCAAAATGACCCTCCATTGGCCTCCCACATACGTTTAACTATTCGCCTTCCAAGGGTTAAATAACTTCACATTGACGTGTTTGGTTAAAAATTTATTATCAGGTTTAGTACAAGATCTTAGAACATCTTCGAGcaaatgaattttattttccTACCCTGTCACCTTCATTTCTGAGAACACAAAAGTGATCTGGCATCCTACGAATCGACCTTAGATACGTGTCACCCGTTATAAACCTATCGTCACTGAAGCATGAGTCTATAACGAGGTAATGTTATAAATATGACTGTTAATGCACTTTTCTGAGCGTTACTCTTaactaaaatcagtagaattgtCCCATAGAAAGTGTTCCTTCTTTTCTCGCATACGCGAGGCAATATATTGTAGAATAACTCTAAGAGCTAGACGAGGGAGCATAAGCTGTGGTACTTTCGAGGCGAGTCTCGAGGTAAGATGCATCAGTGAGGCGCGTGGATGTATGGGAATATGAATAGGCACGCGTATGTGCTCGTAGTAGATGAAGAAAAGGTAAGGGTGGCACGCGCGGTCTGCTTCTATCGCTTCCGGGCATCAGCGTGCTCGCGAGCCGCGGCTAATTGCTCTTTAATGTAAGCGAGCGAGCGCGTTGTTTTCCTTAGACGATGAAGAAAACTGGCTATCGCCGTGGACGATGAAAGAAACGGAACGCGTGGGATTTATGacatttttgaaatttatttcGAATTTCGAGCATGGATCTAGGCCTAGACTTTGATCAGTTGGAACGTTGAAAGCAGCGAGAACACAAGCTATATTTGGCTGATATGCATTGAggaaattgaattctattttttaagtttttatTAAATCCTGAAATCAGATAGAAATTTGTTAAAGTTGTGTTATGTGATACATTTTTATATCGCTTTTGTGTAAGGTAAGATTCTTGCTTATCTGTTATGTTAAATTGTGTATGGCTTTCGACTTCGTTGACTCAAAAAGATGTAAATACTTTAATTGGAAAATAAGGATTTTTAAGTACAGTGTTGTTAATTTTCATTGTTTTCTAACAATTCTTGTTTAGTGATTTGTGATCATCTTGGAGAATGTTTTTGTTTAGGTGTCTCGATTTTTCTTAAACTGTGGCTAGGGTCCTTATTGCTGAGAGTGCTTCAGTTGTTAGATTTCCATTTTTCAATTCTAATAATACTGGTaaattatgtttttattatttcataCCTAAAggtaaaatttgaataattgagaGGCCCAGTGGAAACCACACGTGCCATATGTCTagatatttctattttctgtaCCATTAATTAATTCCTACAATTTAGTGTCTATTCCATTATCTTCTAGTAGATTCTACTAAACAGAATCGTGTTTAAACTCCTTCACATTGAGGACAGTCAAATTCGCAATGGAAAAGGGAACCATGTTATttgcaaaatacataaaatcctAAATTTAGGAACATCCAGTCTCATACAGtttatattttcatttgtttcattttacaCATTAAGTCGTAATTAAAGTGAAGAAGAACAAGTATTTGACTATGTCAACGAAAATTTAGATTCAATAAAAACTTGTTATAtcgatcattattatagaatttatttatatttacgaATATAATATGTTATTCTGTTTCAAAATatctataaatatttataatataaataatataaactaTAATAAAAAGCGTCGCAATAAAATGAATTTCGTAGTTAAAATTTAATAGTAGTTTTTATTTATCGTCtaattcatttaaaataattattattatattgtgtattttttAGGAAGATAATGTTTTTCTTTAGTTTGCTGTCTTCTAGATTCATAAAATTGTGGCTTGTGCTTCTCTTCTATTAATCtcctcaattattaaatttGACAGATAAAGTACTAGTATTTCGTGTGATATAAGAAGAATTTTCGTTattattaaatacaattttttatcgattaaatttcataatggcttcttacaatattttttattagtttATACTTCGTATGTACAATTCTTGTAACTAGTTCAATATATATATCCCGAAGTACTGAAAGATGGTGATTCAATGTACATGTTTCCGAAGGTGatttacaaaaatttaatttgtAGTGAAGAGAATTTAAATGTTACTTGTTATAATAAATTGATCATTAAAACTCCAATAATTTTTGAAGATCATATTACAGTTATACAAGAAATTATTTGTAagcatatttattttacataagtCTACACAATAATTTACGTAAGCATTTTCATCGGGAGATATTTAGTAAACAAagacataaaataataaaaattctaaCATCGTTATGCAGGTTGTACAGAGAAAGAAGGGAGAAAGGAAGGAAGGTGAGGAGTGCTAATCATCCGGTTTACCCACCCTTTTTTTCGGGTCAGTCCTCTTGTTTATTTAACTCTATGGAAAGGGGGTAAGGCTGGCAGCAAAAATAAAGGGCAGAAAGCTCGATTCGCCGAGGCATGACCACCGAGTCCACCAGAAGCTCATACATATGTAGGCAACTCGCCCCGGACAGCGGGAACTGTAGGGACCCTCCGGAAAAATGAATATGCAGTCCCGGAGAaggtattattttataaaatttactaTCGTGGTTAGGTATTATGTGCTTTTCTGTCCTCCATTCCTAGCTGGGCTCACCGAGAGGAGTATTCACGTTAGCAAGAAATCGCGACAGATGCATTTCCACTCCACGAATTGACGCGACTGGAAGACTTTGGTTAGGGGGGTTTCCCTTTTTTGTTTCTAGAAGAGTAGAAGGCTTTGGAATTTCCTTTCTTCTTACCAACTTTCTCTTTCATTTATTTAGTTTTATACATCCTGTATTCATAAAATTCATTTCGAAACAAGAAATGGTAATTAAATAGTTTGGTTTTTATTGTGTGACTAAATGGgttttatataaattttcattCTT
The Calliopsis andreniformis isolate RMS-2024a chromosome 8, iyCalAndr_principal, whole genome shotgun sequence DNA segment above includes these coding regions:
- the LOC143182334 gene encoding maternal embryonic leucine zipper kinase produces the protein MVRYAALKGLYDLEKTIGSGGFAKVKLATHIATGEKVAIKIMDKTALGVDLPRVKLEVEALKTLLHQHICRLYQVIETESHYFMVIEYCSGGELFDHIVEKNRLSETESRKFFRQIVSAVAYLHSLGYAHRDLKPENVLLDKEENLKLIDFGLCAKPKNGIESHLQTSCGSPTYAAPELILGKKYLGSEVDIWSMGVLLYALLCGFLPFDDNSIESLYRKILSGKYDEPSWLSNSSKKLIRAMLQIDPKKRITIQELCNHPWITAEFLNPVSFVHKTNFEKDDDVLSTMSAICGEHALEIWKKLVKSDRTDYKTATYLLLLDRKLRGLSLRISHSAKSHFKSECESEANSIISKLDYSPRSKSTKRSPVSNTVYNPLPKTPENVSNFMEPHLPGRKRLRSKETDDVCSPVPVKRVAEKDKVISTPTSTPIPDSKGTQSSTPGSARKVIMGIERGLNRVRCVLTPKRRMKNENIDPDQPNVFSGKGLCNVSSTNSDDPKYVLSQLRRALRRKGIMCHQKGFILQGETEDCTEDEKDTTRPFSTRNTCSFELEVCLLDGVTSDKLLVGIRRKRLKGDAWVYKRVCEEVLALAAEDLSTEPECSTESKCPI